A segment of the Cotesia glomerata isolate CgM1 linkage group LG2, MPM_Cglom_v2.3, whole genome shotgun sequence genome:
AGAGAAAGTATGATAATTTCATCATCCAAGTTGAAGGACTGGGGGATTGCAAGTTCTGGAGCAAAAAATAAAGCAAAAGTGCAAAAGATCTAAAAGGACGTGCGTAATAGCACGCAATCTTCTGATGTCTGTTACCGAGAAGACCATGCCAGCAAAATtggcaaaatttttattaaaactttaaaattttcactatTGTCGTGTGTTAGAACTAGCTATATAAGTGCTGTTACTTCtggagtaaaaataattagtgttggatacatataaaaaatttgattgtaaGTAGTTCTTTGTTCgcacttatttattttttacgagTAATCGATTGATTTTATTTCCCAGACTCGATaaaagtaattgaaaaaatgtcgGTGCAAAGTCGATACTTTACAATcggtaaaaatataatttttactcaattaTCTGCGAATTCACGTCACAAGCTTCTGAGTAAAACTTACAAAAGTCAAGATCAAGTGATTCAAGTGCGAGGATTTCGTAATTTTGGTCATGGAATCAACAGCGATTTGTCTAGAACTAGAACTGCCATGCTTGGGATCCTCGCAATTGGTATTACGGCACCTTACGTCAACTGGAAATGGTTtgtaataaatcataaatttttcatgttaTTGTACTCAATATTTTTAGCAATTAATcttgaaattataaatgatactgaatttaacagacatctaaggtaaaagaccgagttattgacactggcctagttttttgacacttgcaattttattctaattaaaaaaacaaaatgttctcaaaaaaccaattttttttttatttataattcaaaaattatatttattaatttattagagttgatttgtttttttttaattaaaataaaattgcaagtgtcaataactgggtttTTTACCttaatactgaagttagccgacatttttaattttttcatttattaaataataactaagaaatagtaaatattttttaaaaattatacttatagtttttcaagttttttacaaatgaaaattttttttaattgttttgtaataattttgtaattaaaagaaaattctaaaaattttttgatgtcagctaacttaattttcattataatttatgtgacgaaaattatgaaaattaatttagcagatatttaataattttaaaaatttttgtaacaagtaaattgtggcaaaaaaaattgacaaagaaattttaaaaaattaaaaatgcaatttttaaaaaacactttttttttaaaatttgtttgttaaaaaaatccaaaaatggtcaaaagactgaattttttgaataaaaaaaattaaaatttttttagatggctaacttaattttcatgttaaTTTAAgtagtataattattaattatattcaagtgacctaattataatattttaattatcgataattaaaatattaaatttttatgaatattttaggattttcaaacaaataaaaaaagcatttACTGTCGACGCTGCTGAAATGTTGATggaagaaaataaagaaaagaataatACCTCCGTAGAACAGGCTGACTCCGaactcaagaaaaaaaagaagaagcaAAAAGTTGGATTTCGCGATCGCAAGGTAATAAAAGTCATTAATTACTTTTGCTTTCAATTGTCATTAATAACCAACCATTATTCCAttgataaattgtaaataaattggtaaataacaaattaattaatcataattaattgagTGAAATAAACAATGGATTTGAAGagttgagaattttttttcagataattGAGTACGAAAATAGAATGCGCTCATACTCAACtccagataaaatttttcgttatttTGCGACAGTAAAGATTTCGAGTTTGGAAGGTACTGAAATCTTCATGACACCAGACGATTTTTTACGAGCCATTACACCTGGCATGCAGCAACCAGACGGTAAAACAACAactaagaataataaaaacgcTTAATacgtttattaaatactaaaactATCGGCAATTACCTCAAACTTGCAATCTTTAACTAACTCTTATATCATCTTCatagttatagttataattattgtacATATTACATATCTAATAAAATCATATTATGTATGGTGTATTATATGCTAATTGTGTGGTAACTCGGCTAATCCACTCATTGACCCAATAAATAATTGCTAGTACTTTGTTTTTGCATGCGACTTAATTGGATCtcgtaattaaatttcaagataATTGAATATGAAAACCGCATACGTCATTACTCAACACCCGACAAAGTATTCCGTTACTTTGCGACTCTTCAAGTGTCTATTACTGACACTCATCATGAGGTTTATATGACGCCCGATGACTTCTTGAGATCCATGACTCCTGGTGTTAAGCAACCTGAGggtaatttttgatattacccaatttatttcatctttcatgcatttttttgctttatttcTGTTTAATTCTCACTTCGTATATATtactttattgaataattacttcattaattgaaatttatttctataaagtaaacaataaaaaatatttttttcttttttaggtTTGGGATTAGATCAGTACAAACGATTTGATCCAAAGGTAAACtatcttttaattataattagttataaataacattattattattgttattataaacaaattattattattatcaaattttgcaTTTTACATTAATCgtcagaaatttattttcatctaaataataataataataataataataatgaaatttttaatgaaaaaaaataaataagttattatctatattattaagagaataaggaaaattttgtggccagtgtatttatatgataaaatgctCTATATCTAGATAGGTAATTAAGAAATgtccttgtatctcgtgaacaattgacatttttaaagatataagctcataccgacattacattcatcgagagcttttatttgagtacacacatcaacttttcatatattttatatatttatatatttcacaaatatcatatatataaaatatgtaaaaaatttcatgcgggtactcaaatgaaaggtctcgatgagtgtaacatcgagatgagtttatatctttaaaaacgtcaataattaagaaatgaccttgtatctcgtgaactattaacatttttaaagatataagctcatcccgatattacactcatcaagaccttttatttgagtacccacatcaatttttcatatattttatatatttatatatttcacaaataccatatatataaaatatgtaaaaaatttcatgtgggtactcaaatgaaaggtctcgatgagtgtaacatcaggatgagcttatatcattaaaaatgccaataattaagaaatgaccttgtatcttgtgaactattgacatttttaaagatataagctcatcctgacattacactcatcgagagctttcatttgagtacccacatcaatttttcatatatttatatatattatatatatgtatatatgaaaaatatatcaaaaatgcatgtgggtattcaaatgaaagctcttgatgagtgtaacatcgatatgagcttatatctttaaaaacgtcaatatttaaaaaagtacagtggaatttaacaaaattcattttttaataaagcaaaattttatttatttatagttcacaagtcacggcagttaTATAGcgactgcaaagttgctagttattaattttttaattaattaataaattattcattcatttcAGAACGTCCataataaattagaattagAATTAGACGAAAATAGTATCTTCTATAAACTTGGTAGCGCTGGATTGATAAGCTTCTCAGATTACATTTTCTTACTGACAGTCCTTTCAAGTAATTATATTTccttattatttgtttacttaaattaagcaacaatataattaataattaattttacaattttagcATCAAGAAGACATTTTGAAATAGCTTTCCGCATGTTTGATTTCAACGGCGACGGAGATGTTGATTCCGAAGAGTTCAGCAAAGTCGCGACATTAATAAGACAGCAAACGAGTATCGGAAACCGTCACCGCGACCATGCTAACACTGGTAACACCTTCAAAGGAGTAAACTCAGCATTGACCACTTACTTTTTCGGATCCAACATGGACCAGAAATTAACAATCGAAAAGTTTCTCGATTTTCAAGAACAGCtgcaaaaagaaattttggaTCTTGAGGTAaagtatcaattattaattcgcttttaaaatttggtattaattgaattatattttGCAGTTCGAACGTCGCAATCCTGATTCAGATGGTAAGATAACGGAGACAGATTTCACAGAACTGTTGCTAGCCTACGCGGGTTATCCCGAGAACaagagaataaaaatgataaaaagagTAAAGAAACAGTTCGTAGATAATCCTCAAGGAGTCAGCAAAGAAGACTACTTAAAATtcttccattttttaaataatatcaatgatGTCGATACAGCTTTGACATTTTATCATATTGCCGGCGCGTCTATTGACCAAGCTACCTTGAAACATGTAGCGCGTACAGTAGCACACGTTGAATTGAGTGATCATGTAATTCAAGTCGTCTATactatttttgatgaaaattgtgagtaatttttttatttcttcttttaattttttaatatataattttatatattttacctaaattaaggtaaaagccccaattattaacactataagagacaaagttatgatttaattttttttaagcaatcaaatatcaatatagttgaattttatttgtggtacactgagaaaaaaaatacttttgctcaattaacaatttcttggttcaagaaactcGCTGAcgattaaatattctattattattaattattaatttctgaaaagaagaacatcaatattaaattttggataatatataaacaaaagaatagctttattaaaattaagtaaaaagtaattcaatcaatttaacaatttcttaaGCTAAGAATATagattcttgaaaattttcttaataaattttttttttttcacagtgtaatgtctcaagtaatgtttttactaatcaatttctttttttaaaatgatagtcagcgatatttattaatgaattaatattaattgaaattaattaatcttaattttagataattgattaaataattgaatagaTTATccggtattaaaaaaaaaaatgcttattaaaaaaaaaaaaccgcttATAAGCTGGTTTGATCAACTGGTGctaactttgtttttttttttaataattaataattaatatttttaactgacagtaatttttttttaattttttaactaattagaatttaataaaaatttatatgatagttattcttattatagataattaaatatatttaaaaataatttaggctgtcaatatttagacccctgtcaataattggggctttcaTCTTATGTattgatgaatttatttaatgtttttcAGTGGATGGACAACTGAGTAATCGTGAGTTTGTAGCAGTGATGAAGAATCGTGTCTTAAGAGGATTAGAAAAACCCAAGGACACTggatttgtaaaattaatgcaATCTATGATGAAATGTgcaaaaaatagttattcatttgataaataatttatctattgCCATCAattaatactattattattgttatttattccAATTAACATGTATATATCTCTCAACGTGTGATACTCGtgttactatttaattaaactaaataaattatgctaaatataaaaaaaacgtctgttattttatttttgtaaacttTCTTTAAGAAAGCATGTTAATTTAACCGTAACAGGAAGTAATATTTAAGATTGACtttagatattattttacttagtATCAATTGGAAACGATTGTAATATAAGtctcttaataataacaaaatattatattatgagcCTGAAGTATTTACTGATTTTTATTCTTggatttattgtttttacaaGTGCTCAAATTACGCTCCAACGTGATTcacaaagtaattttttttatttaaatttatttataaaattcatttgtgtttttaattatttatttttagatttaaagaATTCACGAAGAAGAAATAGCAAAGAACAAGTGAatgatttttatgataatcaaaattatttccagtgagttaattttattggattagtatttaaaaaaattattaaaaattagataattaaaaaataatttttaataaattaaaaaatttttttttatttatatttttttatataaattatagagATATTTTTATGGAGCATTCAAAGCCGCTGGAATTAGAATTTGGGCATGTATTTGAAAATCCAAGTAAATGGGAGCAGAGATTTGAGAAAAatgatattgaaaataaaagatttcaaggcaaagtaagtttttaaaattgtaatttgtaattttttttaacaaaaaaaaataatattgatgaatTCTAGGTACGGTGGGGAAATAATGAAGGAAACTACGGTGAACATTATTGGGATCTTAATCAtagaagataaataattaaaaattatcatagaaaaaaataagtccacagtcactaattaattttataatttataatatttagcTTTGTATCTTCTATTGATATAAAAGAAACCTTTTTTGTATAAAGAAAATGAGTCATGACTAGAATGACGTCATTTTTTACTATTCAGTTTATATAAACTTAATATCAATTCGAGCGTTGCATTGGTATTTTAGTGGTAGAATACTCACCTACAAATATTTCGAGTGACCCAGGTTCGACTCCTGGCCGAtgcaaaactttatttttctataagaattataaattataatcttcattttttatgtaactaattttttatccaatttttcgtcaataaaatctaaactgttaattattttgttataaaaagatttaatgtaaaaaactaaattcgattgaaaaagtaaaaaatttgagagaatgatattgaaaataaaagattccaaggcaaaataagtttttaaatttgtaattttttttaataaaaaaaaaaaataaatattgatgaattctagaaaaaaaataattccagtcattaataaattttataattaataaaatttagcttTGTATCTTCTATTGATATAAGAGAAACCTTTTTTGTATAATGAAAATGAGTCATGACTAGAATGACGTCATTTTTTACTATTCAGTTTATATAAACTTAATATCAATTCGAGCGTTGCATTGGTATTTTAGTGGTAGAATACTCACCTACAAATATTTCGAGTGACCCAGGTTCGACTCCTGGCCGAtgcaaaactttatttttctataagaattataaattataatcttcattttttatgtaactAATTTTGTATccaattttttgtcaataaaatctaaactgttaattattttgttgtaaaaagatttaatgtaaaaaactaaattcgattgaaaaagtaaaaaatttgagagaatgatattgaaaataaaagattccaaggcaaaataagtttttaaatttgtaattttttttaataaaaaaaaaaataaatattgatgaattctagaaaaaaaataattccagtcgatcattaataaattttataattaataaaatttagcttTGTATCTTCTATTGATATAAGAGAAATTGTgtttatataaagaaaatgaCTCATGACTAGAATGACATCATTTTTTGCTATCCAGTTTATATAAACTTAATTTCTAGCTGATTAATTGCATTAGTAGTTTAGTGGTAGAATACTCACCTTCATTAGCAACGAGTGACCCAGGTTCGACTCCTGGCCGatgcaaaaatttatttttctgtacaaattaattataattatcataatcataattataattataataataaattataatcttcattttttatattacttattttgtaTCAAATTTTTCGTGGATAAAATCcaaactgtaaattattttatcataaaaagaGTTAGCGTAAAAAACTAAGCTCGATTgaaaaagtagaaaatttattttgtataaaaattaatgacaacAGATAAAAACCAGTTTAAACTTCTTTTCTTTGACCTCCTGTTAAATCAAGCATGGACTCAACAAACAAAACTGGATTATTGGGTAATAATTTACACCTCAATAATGTATGAAGATGACTAAGTTTGAATTCAGCTCCACGTAGCccctgataaaaaataaaaaatattcaattagctaaaattaaatgaaaaaaaaaatttagaaaaataccaACTAACTTGTCTTAATTTATTTGCGACTTCAGGATCagtcttttttaattttttcatctgtGAAAATTCAGCGAGATTAAATCCAATCAACCTGTTAAGTATCTGCAAAAAATCTGCGTCATAGatttatattcacaaatatagatatacaaatacatggagtgatcatatactggtacatgagcaTTTAtcggggcttttaccttatataagaaataataaatttttaaatatcttaccGCTGGAGAAAAAGATACACTGATACTTCCAGTATTATCAGAAACAACTCCCTGCAAGTACCAATTGGGATCTCTTCTTTCAAGATTCGCAAGCGATATAATAGtgccttttatttttttgtcgaTTTCTCTGGAAACGGGCATCAGTTTTTCAATGTCTTTAATCAAGTCATAGTTATCTATCAACGCAGAGCTCGTTTTACTTTCATCAGATTTAGGTGTCACACTTTTTTTCATAAAGTCTGTTATTTTTTGTACATTCTTCAGATTTCTCTTCGGCGTCTCCTTTCTAATAGTCTTCGGAGGGTTTTTTGACGGCGTAACAAATGgattctataaataaaaaataattaaaaaaaaaaaaagtgcgtGCGTACAAAGTACACATGtcagaagtgaaacttctttggcaaactaatttttaaatctcgtttatatttatactaatCTAAAGCTTCAGATTTCCGAGACTTACAGGGAGGAAAAAAGGAAGATatattaagaatttaatgaatttaattgtaattaaaataataagtgtcaaaaattaatataatttataaattaaattttttcgatatttacATTATTCGATGCGATTTCTATTGGTATTGTTGTGACCAAAACACTATGATAACTAAAATATGCAATGTAAGTTCGTGTTTCAACATTATCTAAATATCTTGTAAAAGAATTGCATCTATTGTCGCTCCTGAATTTGTAGTTGGtgtattgaaattattatacatcaattattaatgtaTTGCCATTTAAAGTTCTAATATCTAACTACTAAACGAATACATCAATCAATAGCGTGTATTTTTTCTCGTTATCTCTTTCTCACTTTCTCAATATGTCTCAATCGCTCTCACCTTCTTCTTCGACAAAAACGTTTTACATTTTTGTGACgctgatattattattattgtgtttcATCCGTAAAAATTTTACCCTCATGCGCgcaaagaagtttcactttaaaaattttattcaatattattttaaattactaatttaaaacaataacttaCAATGACTGTATTATTAGATGGACTAATTTTGTTATCATTTTTCATCGGAGATGAACGACTAACTTCACTGCCAGAAAATGATGGAGTTATTTTTTCaggtattttatttacagtttCATTACTCTGTTTTACTGGTTTGTGACTTGAATCACTTgaggatttaaaattaaagttactCTTAGTACTATTAGTTGGATTATTTCTAACATTACTACCAGTTACATTGTTCTTAGCATTACTAATAGTCACGTTGCTTTTAACACTACTGGAAGCTGTAGcattactgaaaattttactaCTACTAGCATCCACAACATTATTCAAAGATTCACTTACAACTTTGTCCTCTAGCATGTTAGTAGTTTTTTCATAAGGAAAAGaatcaaattcaaattcatCAAACTCTAAATCAGTCGGAAAATCATCTTCAGGAAAAGCTCCAGCTCTGGTATTTTCAGCTTCAATTTTTACTTCTTCTATTTCGACATCCTTGTCACCGCCACCAACAACATTCAAGTTAGCTTCATCAATCATTCCTATCATGTCATCAAAATCATCAGCGAATTCATTTTCAGCTTGTTCGATACTATCAAAGCAAACAGGAAGACTGTCAAGCAGTACACTTTCTCTTCTTTTGGTCCTACTCGTTGTAACGCTCGAGGATTTTGTTTTAGGTGGTTTTATGCTAGTATTGTCATCATAtttcttttcaattttatccAGAGCATCCATGTCTATATCCATACCTTCGTCCAATGGTAGTGGTTCATTTTTATCATcagattttttatcattatatggATCTGGATTTTCTTTAAGTCCTCTgtgttagaaaaattaaaaaaaaataataataataactaacaatcttgcagtcactatgtgactgccgtgacttgtgaaatataaataaataaaattttgccttattaaataatgactttttttaaattgcactgtacttttttaactattgacatttttaaagatataagctcatcccgatgtaacactcatcaagagctttcatttgagtacccacatgcattttgatatatttttcatatatacatatatacataaaatatataaatatatatacatatatacataaaatatataaatatatgaaaaattgatgtaggtactcaaatgaaaggtcttgatgaatgtaatgtcgggacgaacttatatctttaaaaatgtcaatagttcacgagatacaaggtcatttcttaattattgacgtttttaaagatataaactcatctcgatgttacactcatcgagacctttcatttgagtacccacatggaattttttacatattttatatatatggtatttgtgaaatatataaatatataaaatatatgaaaaattgatatgggtactcaaatgaaaggtctcgatgagtgtaatgtcggggtgagcttatatctttaaaaatatcaatagttcacaagatacaaggtcatttcttaattatgttaaattacactgtactttgttaactattaacgtttttaaagatataagctcatcccgatattacactcatcaagagctttcatttaagtacccacatgtattttgatatatttttcatatatacatatatatatatatatatatatgaaaaattgatgtggatattcacatgaaaggtcttgatgagtgtaacatcgggatgagcttatatcttaaaaatataaagcgtgtaaaaatatcaatagttcacgagatacagggttatttcttaattttcttaataatattaataataacaataataataatttaattaaaattattattattattttttttattattgttattataaagtGCTAAGAATAAAATACTTACAATGCACGCGCTAAAACATTTTCAGTAGCGTTTTTAATCAGCAAACTTTCTATTTCACCGCCAACGTGAGAACAGTTTTTACTTTCTAGCATAATAACCGATCTTCTACAAATAACAGGTCCTTTGATCATAATTTTGTACCCTGGTAGTAAATgatcctgttaaaaaatttacatcttAATAAATTCTTCATAAACTCTAAAgatagttaataaaataataaaaagccACCTTCAAGAAAGGTATAGGTTTGTGTTCCATGGCAGTAACTTCTTGCTTGCCGTCAGTGAGATACAGGTACATCATTCTCTTGGTCTTGGGTTCCCATGTCGGATTTTTTTCAGCTTCAGTCACCTCGATATTTTCACTAGAAACGTTCCGTATCTTCTCTACTTGCTTGTATTTAGATGTCGATATATCATATCCTTTTTCAACCTGTCAGTTacaaaaatcatgaaaattcAGGTGTTCTTTGGTCTAAGCTacttagtttaaataaaacacaCAGTACCTGCAAAATATAAGTACCGGGAAGAGTTGTCACTTTTTGCTGAGCAAGATTTTCAGGTAAACAGCCACGCTGATCATTTATTTCTCTTAAGTCACTTAAAATCCATTGGTCCTTTACGAACTTGACAATTTCTGCTTGGACTGCctgatcataaaattaaaatttttattttacttggaGGTTAGTtaaccttaaaattatttgaagtaaattaatctaattattttttaattttaattgataaattaattacctgAGGGTTGACTTCTGTTGTGTAATAACCAACGCAATCTTTTAACCAACAATCATTCATCAAATAATGCTCGGCATGTAATTGTATCTTgacattttcataattaaaaggcatttttgtttgtaattattattaaatacttttaaaatttagacatttattttattagattattatttaggtccatgaatttaatttaactactTCATATTATTATCTTTGTTATCAATTACGCTAATGTTTGTAAACACGCACAACATCTCCAATCAAAAAATACGATTATGACCGGCTAAAATTGGCggtaaaatttagtaatttaaaaaatgatactatatattgaaatcagctgacaatttttaatttttaatgacattaaagttagcagtcactagagaattttttaattttttttagcaaacaatttgctccaaaaaactatttttaaaaaattgcattttttattttttaaaatttctaaatgtcaattattttgccataatttatttgttaaaaaaaattctaaaaattattatatatctgctaaatt
Coding sequences within it:
- the LOC123260118 gene encoding calcium uptake protein 1 homolog, mitochondrial isoform X2, producing MSVQSRYFTIGKNIIFTQLSANSRHKLLSKTYKSQDQVIQVRGFRNFGHGINSDLSRTRTAMLGILAIGITAPYVNWKWIFKQIKKAFTVDAAEMLMEENKEKNNTSVEQADSELKKKKKKQKVGFRDRKIIEYENRMRSYSTPDKIFRYFATVKISSLEGTEIFMTPDDFLRAITPGMQQPDGLGLDQYKRFDPKNVHNKLELELDENSIFYKLGSAGLISFSDYIFLLTVLSTSRRHFEIAFRMFDFNGDGDVDSEEFSKVATLIRQQTSIGNRHRDHANTGNTFKGVNSALTTYFFGSNMDQKLTIEKFLDFQEQLQKEILDLEFERRNPDSDGKITETDFTELLLAYAGYPENKRIKMIKRVKKQFVDNPQGVSKEDYLKFFHFLNNINDVDTALTFYHIAGASIDQATLKHVARTVAHVELSDHVIQVVYTIFDENLDGQLSNREFVAVMKNRVLRGLEKPKDTGFVKLMQSMMKCAKNSYSFDK
- the LOC123260118 gene encoding calcium uptake protein 1 homolog, mitochondrial isoform X1 encodes the protein MSVQSRYFTIGKNIIFTQLSANSRHKLLSKTYKSQDQVIQVRGFRNFGHGINSDLSRTRTAMLGILAIGITAPYVNWKWIFKQIKKAFTVDAAEMLMEENKEKNNTSVEQADSELKKKKKKQKVGFRDRKIIEYENRIRHYSTPDKVFRYFATLQVSITDTHHEVYMTPDDFLRSMTPGVKQPEGLGLDQYKRFDPKNVHNKLELELDENSIFYKLGSAGLISFSDYIFLLTVLSTSRRHFEIAFRMFDFNGDGDVDSEEFSKVATLIRQQTSIGNRHRDHANTGNTFKGVNSALTTYFFGSNMDQKLTIEKFLDFQEQLQKEILDLEFERRNPDSDGKITETDFTELLLAYAGYPENKRIKMIKRVKKQFVDNPQGVSKEDYLKFFHFLNNINDVDTALTFYHIAGASIDQATLKHVARTVAHVELSDHVIQVVYTIFDENLDGQLSNREFVAVMKNRVLRGLEKPKDTGFVKLMQSMMKCAKNSYSFDK
- the LOC123259600 gene encoding uncharacterized protein LOC123259600; amino-acid sequence: MSLKYLLIFILGFIVFTSAQITLQRDSQNLKNSRRRNSKEQVNDFYDNQNYFQDIFMEHSKPLELEFGHVFENPSKWEQRFEKNDIENKRFQGKVRWGNNEGNYGEHYWDLNHRR
- the LOC123259314 gene encoding recQ-mediated genome instability protein 1-like; its protein translation is MPFNYENVKIQLHAEHYLMNDCWLKDCVGYYTTEVNPQAVQAEIVKFVKDQWILSDLREINDQRGCLPENLAQQKVTTLPGTYILQVEKGYDISTSKYKQVEKIRNVSSENIEVTEAEKNPTWEPKTKRMMYLYLTDGKQEVTAMEHKPIPFLKDHLLPGYKIMIKGPVICRRSVIMLESKNCSHVGGEIESLLIKNATENVLARALGLKENPDPYNDKKSDDKNEPLPLDEGMDIDMDALDKIEKKYDDNTSIKPPKTKSSSVTTSRTKRRESVLLDSLPVCFDSIEQAENEFADDFDDMIGMIDEANLNVVGGGDKDVEIEEVKIEAENTRAGAFPEDDFPTDLEFDEFEFDSFPYEKTTNMLEDKVVSESLNNVVDASSSKIFSNATASSSVKSNVTISNAKNNVTGSNVRNNPTNSTKSNFNFKSSSDSSHKPVKQSNETVNKIPEKITPSFSGSEVSRSSPMKNDNKISPSNNTVINPFVTPSKNPPKTIRKETPKRNLKNVQKITDFMKKSVTPKSDESKTSSALIDNYDLIKDIEKLMPVSREIDKKIKGTIISLANLERRDPNWYLQGVVSDNTGSISVSFSPAILNRLIGFNLAEFSQMKKLKKTDPEVANKLRQGLRGAEFKLSHLHTLLRCKLLPNNPVLFVESMLDLTGGQRKEV